In Streptomyces sp. TLI_146, the genomic stretch CTGACCACCGCGGGCGTACGTCCCGACACCCAGATCCACACCCACATGTGCTACGCCGAGTTCGGTGACATCCTCCAGGCCATCGACGACCTCGACGCCGACGTCATCAGCCTGGAGGCGGCCCGCTCGCACATGAGGGTGGCCGACGAGCTCGCCGCCGCCGGGTATCCGCGCGAGGTGGGACCCGGTGTCTACGACATCCACTCGCCGCGCGTACCGAGCGCCGAGGAGGCGGCCGCACTGCTGCGCAAGGGGCTCGCGGCCATCGCCCCGGAACGGCTCTGGGTCAACCCCGACTGCGGATTGAAGACCCGCGGCTGGACCGAGACGAGGCAGTCCCTGGAGAACCTCGTCGAGGCCGCCCGGACGGTCAGGGCGCAGGTGCGGCAGGGGGCTTGACACAGCCGGGGTGTGCGGGCACGCGCGCGTGCCCGCACACCCCGGGGCCCTTCCGGCTCGCTACACGTCGGCCATCTGCGGCATCTCGCCCTGCGTCGTCTGCAGGTCGATCACCGAGAAGGACGCGCCCTGCGGGTCGCTGAGCGCCGCGAACCGGCCGAAGGGCGTGTCCATCGGCCCGAACCGCAGCACCCCGCCCCGCTTGGTGGCCTTCGCCACCGCGTCGTCGCAGTTGTCGACCGCGAAGTACACGTTCACGTACGACGGCACCTCGGGCGGGAACTCCTCCGTCATCTTCATGCGCCCCATGACCATCTCGTCACGCACGCTGAAGACCCGGAAGTCGGCCGCGTCGTCCTGCATCTGCTTGGCGCCGTACGGGAAGACCGCGGGCAGGAACGCGTCGACCTTTTCCGGGTCGCGGGTGAAGAACTCGGCCCAGCAGAACGAGCCGGGCACACCCTTGGCCTCGAAGCCCTCGTGGCTGCCCGCCTGCCACACGCCGAAGACGGCGCCGCTGGGCTCGCGGGCGATCGCCATCGAACCGAAGTCGCCGACCTGCATCGGCTCCATCAGCACCTCGCCGCCGTTGTCCTTGATCTTCTTCGCGGTGGCGGCGACATCCGGCGAGGCGAGGTAGAGGCACCACGCCGACTGGCCCTCCTGGCCCGGCATCGGCGGCACGACGGCCGCCACCGCCTTGCCGTTCGCGTACGCCTGCGTGTAGTTGCCGTACTCCGACGACGCCTCGCCGAACGTCCAGCCCAGCACGTCACCGTAGAAGCTCTTCGCTCCCTCGACATCGGTGAACATCGCATCGGCCCAGCACGGAGTGCCCTCTGGTTCTGCGGCCATGACTGTGCTCTCTCCTGTGTGACAGACGGTCCGGCTTGCCACGCTAGCCAGCCGCCCCCGACCCCGCGCGTCGAGCGCTTCCACGCGCCGGAGCGCGCACTACCGGGGCGCACGAAACGGGTGACGCGCCGGGACGACGGGCAGGTAATCGGGTACGGATCCTGGCGGGGCGGGACGACTCGGGCGTAGCGTGACCCGGCGCTGGCGCGCACAGCGACTACAGGGGGCGTGTGACCTCATGGACAAGCCGGTCTGGCAGTTCTCGGACGACCGCGGGCAGGTGGCGACGGCGAGCGGGGTGCCCAGCCGGGTGACCGCCTACATCCAGGCCGGAGCCACGCTCTGGGACCACGGAGTCGGCACCGGAGCCGTCTTCGGCTCCTTCCACGACGGGGCCTCGCCCGACCGCGCCAAGGCCGGTGGGCTGCCCCTGGACCGCCTGCGCTACCTGGGCGCGGGCAGCGCCCTCGACCTCGACATGCTGCTCCAGGGCACGCCCGACCTCGTGGTCGCCGTCAGCTACGGCGGCGGCCAGGTCTACGGCCTCGCCCCCGAGACGGCCAAACACCTGGAGGAACACGTTCCGGTGGTCGTCATCGACATCGGGCACTCGCGCTCCCTGGCCGAGATCAGGGACCGCTTCACGGACCTGGCCCGCGCCCTCGGCGGCGACCGCCACCACGAGGACGCCGCCCGCCGCCTCGACGCGGCGCAGCGCCGCCTGCGCACCGTGACGACCGCCACGCGCGCGTACGCGCAAGCGTCGGCGGAGCCCCGCGTCCTCGCCCTCTCGCCCGCCGGAACCGACCAGGTCCACGTGGCGCGCCCGGGCGCCTGGCCGGAGCTGCGCGCCCTGGCGGAGCACGGCGTCCACCTGGTCGAGCCGCCCGCCGGAACCGGGGCGAACTGGACCACGCTCACCTGGGAGGAGGCGGCCGCCCTGCCCGCCGAAGTCATCCTGTCCGACGTACGGGTGAACGCCACCCCCGTCGAGCAACTACGCGCCGACCCGCACTGGCGGACGATCGAGGACCGCGCGCGCGTACTGCCGTGGAACCCGGAAGCACCGTGCAGCGCCCGCGCCCACGCCCGGTTCTTCGCCCTGGTCGCCGACGCGCTGGACTCCCGTACCGCACGTTAGTACGCCTCGGTCCGGACAACTTCACAGCTCAGAGCCGTGTCGGAGTTGGGCTGAACGGGTGAGCGGCGTCATCATGGCCGGATGCAGATACAGCACATGGGCGAGGTGGTCCGGTGAGCAGGTACGACGTCACCGATGAACAGTGGGAGGGGCTCGCCCAGGTAGTTCCGCTGCGCAGTCGCAACGAGTGGCCGTCGCGCGTCGACCACCGCACCATCCCCAACGAGTACGCGGCCGTCGAACAGCGCCGCTTCGTGGTCCTGCGCGTCCAGGTCTTCGCGGACGCGCGCGAGGTCGCCGAATACATGATGGCGCAGACCCCGGTCCTGCTCGATCTGACCGGCGCGGACACCGAAGTCGCCAAGCGCATACTCGACTTCAGCAGCGGAGTGGTCTTCGGCCTGGGCAGCGGAATGCACCGGGTCGACCGCAACGTCTTCCTCCTCGCCCCCGTCGGCACGGAGGTGGAGGGCATCGCGGAGGCCGTCGTCCCGCATACGTAAGGCGGTCCGGCGGTCCCCGGCGCGGGCAACCGCTATGCAGGGCCGTCCCGCGTGCAGGGCACCGTCCCTCATTCGTAGGAAGGTGATCGAGGCGTAACGGTTCGTCACGTTTCCTGCTCATACGGTTCCGTTCCATGAACGGAACCTGCGACCGGCCCACCGTCACCGAACTGCGGCTCTCCGCCTTCAAGGCGCACCGCGGCGCGGTCTTCCCGCTCGGCCCGCTCACCTTCCTGGCGGGACCGAGCGGCAGCGGCAAGTCCAGCGTCCTCCAGGCGTACGAGGCACTGGCCAGGCTCGGCTCCGGCGCCACCCTCGCCTCGGCGTTCCCCGACCCCGCCGGCTGCGTACCGGAACGCGCCGAGGCGGACGCCCAGGGCCGACGGGGATTCCGCATCGGCTGCACCGTCGACGGGCCCGCCGGTCCCGTGCAGCTCGACCTCGCCGTCCAGGCCGAGCCGGAACTCCGCGTCGTCGGCGAACGTTTGACCAGTGACGGCGACACCCTCCTGTCCACCGCCCTGCGCGACCCCGGCCGCTCCACCGTGCAGGCCGCCTGGCACACCGCCGGCGCCGTCCCGGTCACCCGCGCCCCGCTCCCCGACGACCGGCTCGGCACCGCCCTGCTGCCGCTGCGCGTCGCCGGGACAACCGAGGGACAGCTGCGCGTCCTCGCCGCCGCCGAACAAGTCGTCGTCGCCCTGCGGTCCGTGTTCGCCTGCGACCCCCAGCCGCAGCGCATGCGCGAACCCGTCCTGCCCGGCCAGGGAAGGCTGCGGCGAGGCTGCGAGAACCTCGCCGAGATCCTCTCCCGCACCGCCGAGGAGTGCACCATCCGGCACGCCCGGCTGGTCACCGCGGCCCGCGCGGGCTGCGCCGGGCAGGTCACCGCGCTCGCCGCCGAGGAACTCGCCGACGGCACGTTACGAGCCGTCGTGGGCCGCGGCGAACGTACCCCCACGCCCGTGGCCCGCCTGGGCGAGGGCGAACTGCGCTACCTCGCGCTCGCCCTGGTCCTGCTCACCGGCCCCGGCGTCCTCGCCGTCGACACCGTCGCCGAGATCCCCTCCGCCCTGCAGACCCTCACCGTCCTCACCGACGGCTTCGACCGGGGCCTCGACCGGCATCAAGCCCGTGAACTGTCCGCACTGGCCGCCGAGATGTGCCGCCGCGGCCACATCCGCCTCGCCGGCACCGTCACGGACGCCGGGTGCGCCCGAGGAGTCCAGGGAGCGGCAGTGGTAGACCTGGAGCCGTGACCGAACTCGACGTAGCGGGACTCCAGCGCCGACTGGCCGACTTCGCGGCCGCACGCCACTGGCAGCCCTTCCACACCCCCAAGAACCTCGTCTCCGCCCTCAGCGTCGAGGCCTCCGAACTCCTCGAGATCTTCCAGTGGCTGACCCCCGAGCAGTCCGACCACGTCATGCAGGACCCCGACCGCGCCCACCGCGTGACCGACGAAGTCGCCGACGTCCTCGCCTATCTCCTCCAGCTGTGCCAAGTCCTCGGCATCGACCCGCTCGCCGCGCTCTCCGCCAAGATCGACCGCAACGAGCTCCGCTTCCCCGTCCCCACCGCCCCGCCCACCCCGCAGCCCCCCACCGGGCTCACCCCGCCACAGACCCGCCCCACCCCTGCACAAACCGGCCCCGCCGCTGTACGAAATCCCGAAGAAAGTCCAAACGGTCACTCTTCGGAGTGAGCGAGTTATTCAAAACCCCCTGCTCGTCCACAGATTTCCCAATTCCTCTGGCTTTCCTGGCCTCAAAAGCTCACTCTAGGTAGTGACGGGGAAACGGATCGTCGTATGAACGGGGGCGACGCATGGACGCGGTACGGCTCATCGGGGTGAGCAGGTTAGCGCTCGCGGAAAGCACCGCGGCATTGGAGATCGTCGCCGAGGCCTGGCAGGCACAAGCCCTCGCCCAGGCCATCGGAAGCCACCTGGCGGCCACCGGCCCGCCGGAACTCAGGGGCGAGGCACGCGGCCTCAGCGAAACCGGCGGCCGCGGCTGCGGCGCCCTCGACCACCCCGGACTGCGCATCGGCGGCATCCGCGCCACCCAGCTCTCCGAAGTCACCGACGCCAGACAGACCCTGACCGGACTCGGCGGCCTGCTCGGAGACGTCGGCATGGCCCTCGTCGGCGTCGCCTGCGCCACCGACGAAGAAGGCCTCTACTGGCAGTGCATCGAAGCGATCGACGCCGCCGACGAGTCGAGCGACCGGGTCCGCGGAATGCTCCGCAGGCTCACCGTCCGTGAGCAGGAAAGACGGCCCGGCGCCCTGCGCGACTCGACGGCGGGCCCGTCATGACCGTACGGAACTCACCACACCGGCACTCACACGCCCGTGGAGCTGCCCTCCACCTGCCCACCGGCGTCCTGACCAGGCGGCATCCGCTCGGCCGACGACTGCAGATCGGCGTCGAGCTGCGACAGATCCGCGTTGAGCGCCGCCATCAGCTCCTCCATCTGCTGCAGCAGCCCCTTCGGCGCACCTTTCTGCTCGGGCACCAACTGCCCGGCCGGCTCCTGCGGCACGGCCTGTTCCGGCACGGCTTCCTGGGACATGGCGGCCTCCTCGGCCCAAGCCCTCCCGCGCGGCTGCGGGGGTGGCAGTTCGACAGACGCGTCGGCAACGGCCGCCGGCGCGCGGGCCGGGCGGTCCGGCTCCGCCCGAGCCAACGACCACTCAGCGCGACAGTCACTGGTCAGAGCCCGCGCGGCCCGTCAGGTGGACGATATTCAC encodes the following:
- a CDS encoding VOC family protein; translated protein: MAAEPEGTPCWADAMFTDVEGAKSFYGDVLGWTFGEASSEYGNYTQAYANGKAVAAVVPPMPGQEGQSAWCLYLASPDVAATAKKIKDNGGEVLMEPMQVGDFGSMAIAREPSGAVFGVWQAGSHEGFEAKGVPGSFCWAEFFTRDPEKVDAFLPAVFPYGAKQMQDDAADFRVFSVRDEMVMGRMKMTEEFPPEVPSYVNVYFAVDNCDDAVAKATKRGGVLRFGPMDTPFGRFAALSDPQGASFSVIDLQTTQGEMPQMADV
- a CDS encoding ABC transporter substrate-binding protein; translated protein: MDKPVWQFSDDRGQVATASGVPSRVTAYIQAGATLWDHGVGTGAVFGSFHDGASPDRAKAGGLPLDRLRYLGAGSALDLDMLLQGTPDLVVAVSYGGGQVYGLAPETAKHLEEHVPVVVIDIGHSRSLAEIRDRFTDLARALGGDRHHEDAARRLDAAQRRLRTVTTATRAYAQASAEPRVLALSPAGTDQVHVARPGAWPELRALAEHGVHLVEPPAGTGANWTTLTWEEAAALPAEVILSDVRVNATPVEQLRADPHWRTIEDRARVLPWNPEAPCSARAHARFFALVADALDSRTAR
- a CDS encoding cell division protein SepF — translated: MSRYDVTDEQWEGLAQVVPLRSRNEWPSRVDHRTIPNEYAAVEQRRFVVLRVQVFADAREVAEYMMAQTPVLLDLTGADTEVAKRILDFSSGVVFGLGSGMHRVDRNVFLLAPVGTEVEGIAEAVVPHT
- a CDS encoding AAA family ATPase, coding for MNGTCDRPTVTELRLSAFKAHRGAVFPLGPLTFLAGPSGSGKSSVLQAYEALARLGSGATLASAFPDPAGCVPERAEADAQGRRGFRIGCTVDGPAGPVQLDLAVQAEPELRVVGERLTSDGDTLLSTALRDPGRSTVQAAWHTAGAVPVTRAPLPDDRLGTALLPLRVAGTTEGQLRVLAAAEQVVVALRSVFACDPQPQRMREPVLPGQGRLRRGCENLAEILSRTAEECTIRHARLVTAARAGCAGQVTALAAEELADGTLRAVVGRGERTPTPVARLGEGELRYLALALVLLTGPGVLAVDTVAEIPSALQTLTVLTDGFDRGLDRHQARELSALAAEMCRRGHIRLAGTVTDAGCARGVQGAAVVDLEP
- a CDS encoding DUF6099 family protein, producing the protein MDAVRLIGVSRLALAESTAALEIVAEAWQAQALAQAIGSHLAATGPPELRGEARGLSETGGRGCGALDHPGLRIGGIRATQLSEVTDARQTLTGLGGLLGDVGMALVGVACATDEEGLYWQCIEAIDAADESSDRVRGMLRRLTVREQERRPGALRDSTAGPS